A genomic stretch from Archangium lipolyticum includes:
- a CDS encoding SRPBCC family protein has protein sequence MSATWWMVGGMGLGAGLMYWADPRSGRRRRAVAHDKTLHAVHEAGDAAGVVVRDMAHRSRGYFFEFLSRVRSEEVDDRTLEARIRSALGRVCSHPHAIQVGVTQGRVRLDGVILKNEHPRVISRIARVRGLQGLVDNLEVHKQPGGHPALQSGSQRPGERPEFLQHNWSPAARFVAGLGGAGLITWGLSRRGIPGMGSAILGGLITLRGITNIELKRIIGIGGGRLAIELHKDITVHAPVEEVFAFWRAMENFPRFMTHVEELRTSGEDRSHWRVRGPAGVVFEWDALITRLIPNQVLAWKSVEGSSVEHAGIIHFEPVQDGRATRLDIRMSYNPPAGALGHAFALLLGANPKRQMDDDLMRFKSLIETGKATGRETVSRDQLSIPTPERTGPRPVH, from the coding sequence ATGAGCGCTACCTGGTGGATGGTGGGGGGAATGGGGTTGGGCGCGGGACTGATGTACTGGGCGGACCCTCGCAGCGGCCGGCGCCGCCGAGCCGTGGCTCACGACAAGACCCTTCATGCCGTGCACGAGGCCGGGGACGCGGCGGGCGTGGTGGTCCGCGACATGGCCCACCGCTCGCGCGGCTACTTCTTCGAGTTCCTGAGCCGGGTGCGCTCCGAGGAGGTGGATGACAGGACACTCGAGGCCCGTATCCGCTCGGCGCTCGGCCGCGTGTGCTCACACCCGCATGCCATCCAGGTGGGCGTCACGCAGGGCCGGGTGCGGCTCGACGGCGTCATCCTCAAGAACGAGCACCCGCGGGTCATCTCCCGCATCGCGCGGGTCCGCGGTCTCCAGGGTCTGGTGGACAACCTGGAGGTGCACAAGCAGCCCGGCGGCCACCCAGCCTTGCAAAGCGGTTCCCAGAGGCCGGGAGAGCGTCCCGAGTTCCTCCAACACAACTGGTCGCCCGCGGCGCGCTTCGTGGCGGGGCTCGGGGGTGCCGGACTGATCACCTGGGGGCTCTCGCGACGTGGCATCCCGGGCATGGGCTCGGCCATCCTCGGAGGGCTGATCACCCTGCGCGGCATCACCAACATCGAGCTCAAGCGCATCATCGGCATCGGCGGCGGACGTCTGGCCATCGAGCTGCACAAGGACATCACCGTCCACGCACCGGTGGAGGAGGTGTTCGCCTTCTGGCGGGCGATGGAGAACTTCCCGCGCTTCATGACCCACGTGGAGGAGCTGCGCACCAGCGGTGAAGACCGCTCGCACTGGCGGGTGCGGGGCCCGGCCGGGGTCGTGTTCGAGTGGGACGCCCTCATCACCCGGCTCATTCCCAACCAGGTGCTCGCCTGGAAGAGCGTGGAGGGCTCCTCGGTGGAGCACGCTGGCATCATCCACTTCGAGCCGGTCCAGGATGGCCGTGCCACGCGGCTGGACATCCGCATGTCCTACAACCCACCCGCGGGCGCGCTGGGCCACGCCTTCGCCCTGCTGCTCGGCGCCAATCCCAAGCGGCAGATGGATGACGACCTGATGCGCTTCAAGTCGCTCATCGAGACGGGCAAGGCCACGGGGCGGGAGACCGTCTCACGCGACCAGCTGTCCATCCCGACACCGGAGCGGACCGGGCCCCGGCCGGTGCACTGA
- a CDS encoding WD40 domain-containing protein, translated as MKESPPSPPASLDPAFTELREAYESGNLIIFAGAGISAAAGLPGWKRLVELLSERARARKADTAALQEIAELTAARQYIDALSALKDCLGASEFGTVIERHLDDKLTEEPEVTRAIAALAPRLRAVLTTNIDHLLERAFAGRWPTLPRATGDIAQRREFILKLHGTLLDRSSWVFTREDYDRAIFADPNLHGAFTALFHAVPLLFVGYGLTDDDFDLHLGRIRAFAGAQPPRHFALVPADSVTPHRRKRLESSGVRLLPYDNPDGRHTAVVDMLRQLALPPAARGPGVSGSTRPLTLTEALGIIEAEGFTASTELPRESIHARLTGGPLLILRLLRCMDVPGTTVWLGQRAEKGEELRVVLGTVLSLPSEGGFALSFHEDVLLSSSRALLIGLASKLSAYGGSVRVYGQKTPDSPLIHGVEILGLRETLVPLVRDPLRAHAQQCLTAWSEVDEHRFVATRARLRETGKVLPVPEAITQALDKHGRVLILGDFGTGKSTHLKRQAALMAKAFLEEPLQAPAPLLLPLVGMPLGLDALVTKHVPGLSGEAFRLAADLNLIVPLFDGLDEMQLAPHQLEGAIGTLLGAFSGGYARAVLTSRKTLFPDPARVMAEKPGGPSSWAVVELEDLDRSEVIEFVGRRTPSVEERARVMESIRSTHDLTSLSKRPVLLDLIVKSQERLSSREMSAAKLYELAAEDWLGSREERLVIHEYRLAFARSLARKLFDSGAASTTRNEVARIVLEEMRGERFASIDEAELEVRTAVFLAHDEQEGRFRFAHRSFLEYFLAADISARLDEGREDALALPRLTPEVVAFLAGMEGWERRKALLRLLLTTRYQPRVSENALLALYLAAREREGEGESLERALESELPAGIRLEGARLADVDLPWISLPGAVLSGAVLSGARLAWADLRGARLDRARADHVILDGAVLDDASLVEADLFRASMVDASIEHVKWGAANREGLIDLHVEPARSGARGGDVSPPRAVLHTRGGAVAHLAWSPDRRRLASGASDGTVRVWDARSGELLHRLEGHSDRVRTVAYAPDGSRLASGSNDGTVRVWDARSGELLHRLEGHSDLVRTVAYAPDGTSLASGSNDETVRVWDARSGELLHQLEGHEGRVWTVAYAPDSSRLASGSNDGTIRVWDARSGELLHQLEGHEGCVWAMAYAPDGSRLASGADDGTVRVWDARTGTLLHQLGERAGAVWTVAYAPDSSRLASGSNDGTIRVWDTHSGELLHWLEGPEVGVWKVAYAPDGSRLASGAEDGTVRVWDARNGELLHRLEGHSNWVITVAYAPDSSRLASGADDGRVRVWDAHSGELLHRLEGHEGHVWTVAYAPDGSRLASGVDDGSVRVWDARSGELLHRLEGHEGAVETVEYAPDGSRLVSGADDGTVRVWDARNGKLLHRLEGQKGRVLMVTYAPDGSRLASGADDGTVWVWDARNGKLLHRLEGPEGSVWTVAYAPDGSRLASGSNDGAVWVWDARSGELLHRLEGHRDGVWTVAYAPDGSRLASGAADGTIRVWDARTGKLRHQLGHQGGVWMVVYAPDGSRMASGAEGGTVRVWDARTGELLHQLEGHKGRVLTVAYAPDGSRLVSGADDGTVRVWDAHTGELLRRLEGHVGHVWTLAHAPDGSRLASGADDGTVRVWSTHPEIQNTVLASTREDWVALVDGTPFFVGEGNLSRLLHYVSGPRAMSAALWRPLFQRPELVREALAGKPVDMKALGLDSYEACDSALLTERKRQGLVRRRSLRGGFQPATSPPQPAPSFSLPLSSLTLGLLRGGQRPPLSLFLEGTGLSQGVELSAVLHLGSQRLPATRVALERKGDAAHTATVQLQFEVPGPGEGLLALTSHLQSGHEYTETLTVSFVPENPYIVGPPIDHPRDFYGREEDLSRILRDLEQGYVALIGDMRIGKSSLLNQLEHRLSGSCQVVSLQRHMSNLEALPTRLAGLIAPGERLEGEPYDVLDRAITSRLTELTRARGPGARFTLLIDEAQLLTRSDSVRHELRNLFQSRRRDGLRVLVAGPPHAMRELAHDPTGSPFLNIFLPYRLGPMTRAELVRLVRTPLGDEYTVTDEAVDRIAALSGGRPLIAQLLCRHALEACHASRRFRIDGADIEQAFGEKAFDDVIDIYGYPGRWEGLPEQVREVLRRLAGLPATEREALDAPTLRLLEAHGLADKAKKRLDVEPTFFLWIQEFLS; from the coding sequence GTGAAGGAATCACCCCCCAGCCCCCCCGCGTCCCTGGATCCTGCCTTCACCGAGCTCCGGGAAGCCTACGAGTCCGGCAATCTGATCATCTTCGCGGGCGCGGGGATCTCCGCCGCCGCCGGCCTGCCCGGTTGGAAGCGGCTGGTGGAGCTGCTCTCGGAGCGTGCCCGGGCTCGCAAGGCCGATACGGCGGCGCTCCAGGAGATCGCCGAGCTAACCGCCGCGCGCCAGTACATCGACGCGCTCTCGGCGCTCAAGGACTGCCTCGGCGCCTCCGAGTTCGGCACCGTCATCGAGCGGCACCTCGACGACAAGCTCACCGAAGAGCCGGAGGTGACCCGGGCCATCGCGGCGCTCGCGCCCCGCCTGCGCGCCGTCCTCACCACCAACATCGACCACCTGCTCGAGCGCGCCTTCGCCGGCCGCTGGCCCACGCTGCCTCGCGCCACGGGCGACATCGCCCAGCGCAGGGAATTCATCCTCAAGCTGCACGGTACCCTGCTCGACCGCTCCAGCTGGGTCTTCACCCGCGAGGACTACGACCGCGCCATCTTCGCCGACCCGAACCTGCACGGCGCCTTCACCGCCCTCTTCCACGCCGTGCCCCTCCTCTTCGTGGGCTACGGCCTGACCGATGACGACTTCGACCTGCACCTGGGCCGGATCCGCGCCTTCGCCGGAGCGCAGCCTCCCCGCCACTTCGCGCTCGTCCCCGCCGACTCCGTGACGCCTCACCGGCGCAAGCGGCTGGAGTCCTCCGGCGTGCGCCTCCTCCCCTACGACAACCCCGACGGGCGGCACACCGCCGTGGTGGACATGCTGCGGCAACTGGCCCTCCCACCTGCGGCACGTGGACCAGGCGTTTCCGGTTCCACCCGGCCCCTCACGCTCACCGAGGCACTCGGTATCATCGAGGCGGAGGGTTTCACTGCATCGACCGAGCTTCCTCGCGAGTCCATTCACGCCCGTTTGACTGGGGGGCCGCTGCTTATACTCCGGCTCCTGCGTTGCATGGACGTTCCCGGCACCACCGTCTGGTTGGGGCAACGAGCCGAAAAGGGAGAGGAACTTCGCGTTGTCCTCGGCACCGTTCTTTCGCTACCCAGCGAAGGAGGCTTCGCTCTCAGCTTCCACGAGGATGTGCTGCTCTCCTCCTCTCGCGCTCTGCTCATCGGATTGGCCAGCAAGCTCAGCGCCTACGGCGGCTCCGTTCGTGTGTATGGCCAGAAGACTCCGGATTCTCCGCTCATCCATGGCGTGGAGATCCTGGGACTACGTGAGACGCTGGTGCCGCTGGTGCGTGACCCACTCCGCGCACACGCGCAACAGTGCCTCACCGCGTGGAGCGAGGTAGACGAGCACCGCTTCGTGGCGACTCGTGCCCGGCTCCGGGAGACGGGCAAAGTGCTCCCGGTGCCAGAAGCCATCACTCAAGCACTGGACAAACACGGGCGTGTCCTCATCCTGGGGGACTTCGGAACAGGCAAGTCCACGCATCTCAAACGCCAGGCCGCCCTGATGGCCAAGGCGTTCTTGGAGGAGCCCCTGCAGGCTCCGGCGCCCCTGCTCCTGCCGTTGGTGGGGATGCCCCTGGGGCTGGACGCCCTCGTGACGAAGCACGTCCCGGGACTGTCGGGGGAAGCATTCCGGCTGGCCGCCGACCTGAACTTGATAGTCCCCCTTTTCGACGGGCTGGATGAGATGCAACTCGCCCCCCATCAGCTCGAGGGGGCCATCGGGACCTTGCTGGGAGCGTTCTCCGGAGGGTACGCGCGCGCGGTGCTCACCTCCCGCAAGACTCTCTTCCCCGACCCCGCCCGAGTCATGGCGGAGAAGCCAGGCGGCCCGTCTTCCTGGGCGGTCGTCGAGTTGGAGGACCTGGACCGCTCCGAGGTCATCGAGTTCGTGGGACGGCGGACCCCCTCGGTCGAGGAGAGGGCTCGCGTGATGGAGAGCATCCGGAGCACCCACGACCTGACGAGCCTCTCCAAGCGCCCGGTGCTGCTCGACCTCATCGTGAAGAGCCAGGAGCGGCTGTCGAGCCGGGAGATGAGCGCGGCGAAGCTCTACGAGCTGGCCGCGGAGGACTGGCTGGGGAGCCGGGAAGAACGTCTCGTCATCCACGAGTACCGGCTGGCCTTCGCGCGCAGCTTGGCACGAAAGCTCTTCGACTCCGGGGCGGCGAGCACCACGCGCAACGAGGTGGCGCGAATCGTGCTCGAGGAGATGCGTGGCGAGCGGTTTGCGTCCATCGACGAGGCCGAGCTCGAGGTCCGCACGGCCGTGTTCCTCGCCCATGACGAGCAGGAGGGACGTTTCCGATTCGCGCACAGATCCTTCCTCGAGTACTTCCTGGCGGCCGACATCTCCGCGCGGCTCGATGAGGGGCGGGAGGACGCCCTCGCGCTGCCACGGCTGACGCCGGAAGTCGTGGCGTTCCTGGCGGGAATGGAGGGATGGGAGCGGAGAAAGGCACTGCTGCGCCTGTTGCTCACCACGAGGTATCAGCCACGCGTCAGCGAGAACGCGCTGCTGGCGCTCTACCTCGCTGCCCGGGAGCGCGAAGGCGAGGGGGAGTCCCTGGAACGGGCACTCGAGAGCGAGCTTCCAGCTGGCATCCGTCTGGAGGGAGCGCGGCTCGCGGATGTCGATCTGCCCTGGATTTCCCTGCCGGGAGCGGTGCTCTCGGGAGCGGTGCTCTCGGGAGCCAGGCTGGCCTGGGCTGATCTCCGCGGAGCCCGGCTCGACCGCGCCAGGGCCGACCACGTCATTCTCGATGGAGCCGTGCTGGATGATGCGAGCCTCGTGGAGGCGGACCTCTTCCGGGCCTCGATGGTGGATGCGTCCATCGAGCACGTGAAGTGGGGTGCCGCGAACCGCGAGGGATTGATCGACCTCCACGTAGAGCCCGCACGGAGCGGGGCGAGAGGAGGAGATGTATCGCCACCCCGTGCCGTCCTTCACACCAGGGGCGGTGCCGTTGCCCATCTGGCCTGGTCCCCGGATCGCAGGCGTCTGGCCTCTGGTGCTTCTGATGGAACGGTGCGGGTGTGGGATGCGCGCAGCGGTGAGCTGCTCCACCGATTGGAGGGACACTCGGATCGGGTCAGGACGGTGGCGTATGCGCCAGATGGCTCTCGGCTGGCCTCGGGCTCGAACGATGGAACGGTGCGGGTGTGGGACGCGCGCAGCGGTGAGCTGCTCCATCGGCTGGAAGGGCACTCGGACCTGGTGAGGACCGTGGCGTATGCACCGGACGGCACGAGTCTGGCCTCGGGTTCGAACGATGAAACGGTGCGGGTGTGGGACGCGCGCAGCGGTGAGTTGCTCCACCAGCTGGAAGGACATGAAGGCCGTGTGTGGACCGTGGCGTATGCGCCGGACAGCTCGCGTCTGGCGTCAGGCTCGAACGATGGAACGATTCGGGTATGGGATGCGCGCAGCGGTGAGTTGCTCCACCAGCTGGAAGGACACGAGGGCTGTGTGTGGGCGATGGCGTATGCGCCAGACGGCTCTCGGCTGGCCTCGGGCGCGGACGACGGAACGGTGCGGGTGTGGGACGCGCGCACGGGGACGCTGCTCCACCAACTGGGCGAACGCGCGGGAGCTGTATGGACGGTGGCGTATGCGCCGGACAGCTCGCGGCTGGCCTCGGGCTCGAACGATGGAACGATACGGGTGTGGGACACACACAGTGGGGAACTGCTCCACTGGCTGGAGGGGCCCGAAGTCGGTGTATGGAAGGTGGCCTATGCGCCGGATGGCTCGCGACTGGCTTCGGGCGCTGAGGATGGAACGGTGCGGGTGTGGGACGCACGTAATGGGGAACTGCTCCACCGCCTGGAGGGACACTCGAACTGGGTCATCACGGTGGCGTATGCGCCGGACAGCTCGCGGCTGGCTTCGGGCGCGGACGATGGAAGGGTGCGGGTGTGGGACGCGCACAGCGGGGAGCTTCTTCACCGCCTGGAGGGACACGAGGGCCACGTGTGGACGGTGGCGTATGCGCCGGACGGCTCCCGGCTGGCCTCGGGCGTGGACGATGGATCGGTGCGGGTATGGGATGCGCGCAGCGGGGAGTTGCTCCACCGGCTGGAGGGGCACGAGGGCGCCGTGGAGACAGTGGAGTATGCGCCGGACGGCTCTCGGCTGGTCTCGGGTGCGGATGACGGAACGGTGCGGGTGTGGGACGCGCGCAACGGGAAGCTGCTCCACCGCCTGGAGGGACAAAAGGGCCGTGTCTTGATGGTGACGTATGCGCCGGACGGCTCTCGGCTGGCCTCGGGCGCGGACGATGGAACCGTGTGGGTATGGGACGCGCGCAACGGGAAGCTGCTCCACCGCCTGGAGGGACCCGAGGGCAGTGTGTGGACGGTGGCGTATGCGCCGGACGGCTCTCGGCTGGCCTCGGGCTCGAACGATGGAGCGGTGTGGGTGTGGGACGCGCGCAGCGGGGAGCTGCTCCACCGCCTGGAGGGACACAGGGACGGTGTGTGGACGGTGGCATATGCGCCAGACGGCTCTCGGCTGGCCTCGGGCGCCGCCGATGGAACGATACGCGTATGGGACGCGCGCACGGGGAAACTGCGCCACCAGCTCGGGCACCAGGGCGGTGTGTGGATGGTGGTGTATGCGCCGGACGGCTCGCGGATGGCTTCGGGCGCGGAGGGTGGAACGGTGCGGGTGTGGGACGCGCGCACGGGGGAGCTGCTCCATCAGCTGGAGGGGCACAAGGGCCGTGTCCTGACGGTGGCGTATGCGCCGGATGGTTCGCGGCTGGTCTCGGGCGCGGACGATGGAACGGTGCGGGTATGGGATGCGCACACGGGGGAGCTGCTCCGCCGGCTGGAGGGACACGTGGGTCATGTGTGGACGTTGGCCCATGCGCCGGATGGCTCGCGGCTGGCCTCGGGCGCGGACGATGGAACGGTGCGAGTGTGGTCCACCCACCCGGAAATCCAGAACACCGTCCTGGCGAGCACTCGGGAGGACTGGGTCGCGCTCGTCGACGGCACGCCCTTCTTCGTGGGCGAAGGCAACCTCTCCCGCCTGCTCCACTATGTCTCGGGCCCTCGAGCCATGTCCGCCGCGCTCTGGCGGCCCCTCTTCCAGCGCCCGGAGCTCGTACGCGAGGCACTCGCGGGCAAGCCTGTCGACATGAAGGCACTGGGGCTCGACAGCTACGAGGCCTGTGACTCCGCCCTCCTCACCGAGCGCAAGCGCCAGGGCCTCGTCCGCCGCCGGAGTCTGCGGGGTGGATTCCAGCCCGCTACGTCTCCTCCCCAGCCCGCGCCCTCCTTCTCCCTGCCTCTCTCCTCCCTGACCCTCGGGCTGCTCAGGGGAGGACAGCGGCCACCCCTCTCCCTTTTCCTGGAAGGGACCGGGCTTTCCCAGGGAGTGGAGCTCTCCGCCGTCCTCCACCTGGGTTCCCAGCGTCTCCCGGCCACACGCGTGGCTCTCGAGCGGAAGGGGGACGCAGCCCATACCGCCACCGTCCAGCTCCAATTCGAGGTCCCCGGTCCCGGGGAGGGGCTGCTTGCCCTCACCTCCCATCTCCAGAGCGGCCACGAGTACACCGAGACGCTCACGGTCTCCTTCGTTCCCGAGAACCCCTACATCGTGGGTCCTCCCATCGATCACCCGAGGGACTTCTACGGACGCGAGGAGGACCTCTCCCGCATCCTCCGCGATCTCGAGCAGGGGTACGTCGCGCTCATCGGCGACATGCGGATCGGCAAGAGCTCGCTCTTGAATCAGCTCGAGCACCGCCTGAGTGGGAGCTGCCAGGTCGTCTCCCTGCAGCGCCATATGTCCAACTTGGAGGCGCTGCCCACCCGGCTGGCCGGGCTCATCGCTCCCGGCGAGCGTCTGGAGGGCGAGCCCTATGACGTGCTCGACCGGGCCATCACCTCCCGCCTGACGGAGCTGACCCGGGCCCGAGGCCCCGGAGCGCGCTTCACCCTGCTCATCGACGAGGCCCAGCTCCTCACCCGCTCCGACTCCGTGCGGCACGAGCTGCGCAACCTCTTCCAGTCGCGTCGGCGCGATGGGCTGCGCGTCCTGGTGGCCGGCCCACCGCACGCCATGCGCGAGCTGGCCCATGATCCCACCGGCTCGCCCTTCCTGAACATCTTCCTGCCGTACCGCCTCGGTCCCATGACCCGTGCCGAGCTCGTCCGTCTGGTGCGCACGCCGCTGGGCGATGAGTACACGGTGACGGACGAGGCGGTGGATCGGATCGCGGCGTTGTCGGGCGGACGGCCTCTCATCGCGCAGCTCCTCTGCCGTCATGCGCTCGAGGCCTGCCATGCGTCGCGGCGCTTCCGCATCGACGGAGCGGACATCGAGCAGGCCTTCGGCGAGAAGGCGTTCGATGACGTCATCGACATCTATGGCTATCCCGGGCGCTGGGAGGGCCTGCCCGAGCAGGTCCGTGAGGTGCTGCGCCGTCTGGCCGGACTGCCCGCCACGGAGCGCGAGGCGCTCGACGCCCCAACGCTCCGCCTGCTCGAAGCCCATGGGCTCGCGGACAAGGCGAAGAAGCGCCTCGACGTGGAGCCCACCTTCTTTCTGTGGATCCAGGAGTTTCTGTCATGA
- a CDS encoding AMP-dependent synthetase/ligase: MKEFQGQQQVTLAPDAHLLQPLLEHARTNPTKPLFSHRAGDRFESLTAADIVRTVRRLARGLISLGVEPGQRIALMSKTRVEWVLLDYAILAAGATTVPIYETSSADQVEWILKDSEAVAAFFETDHLHALYRQSADRLPACRHTFVIDQAALEHLQQRGDTVDEARLDERLSQLRTDHLATLIYTSGTTGRPRGCELSHGNIRVNALQVMAHTGSVLTAEDRAFLFLPLAHALAKILFLAAVEKGNLVAFATSPGKLTEELAMVRPTWFGTVPRVLEKVFQTAQQKAEQAGRGRVFDMAQKVAIQYSRERSAGRAALTTRLQHALFDRLVYRKLREVLGGQVRFIVSGGGPLPEWLNHFYNGLGVKAFEGYGMTETSPVLTINAADANRIGTVGQPLPGTTVRIADDGEILVKGPQVFKGYWNNAEATQRALTPDGWLQTGDLGSLDEQGYLRITGRKKEILVTAAGKNVAPGPLEDRLREHPLVSQAMVVGEGKPFVAALITIDTGAFNNWARKNGKAGQPLESLVEDAALRAEVNQAVEAANRTVSRAESIRKFVILPHDFTIERNELTPSLKVKRHIVSNHYAQLIEHLYARGGGD; encoded by the coding sequence ATGAAGGAGTTCCAGGGGCAGCAGCAGGTCACGCTCGCGCCAGACGCGCACCTCCTCCAGCCCCTCCTGGAGCACGCACGCACCAACCCGACGAAGCCGCTGTTCTCGCACCGTGCCGGCGACAGGTTCGAGTCCCTCACCGCCGCGGACATCGTCCGCACCGTGCGCCGGCTCGCCCGGGGGTTGATCTCCCTCGGGGTCGAACCGGGCCAGCGCATCGCCCTGATGTCCAAGACGCGCGTCGAGTGGGTGCTGCTCGACTACGCCATCCTGGCCGCCGGGGCCACCACGGTGCCCATCTACGAGACCTCCTCCGCCGACCAGGTGGAGTGGATCCTCAAGGACAGCGAGGCGGTGGCAGCCTTCTTCGAGACCGACCACCTGCACGCGCTCTACCGCCAGTCCGCGGACCGGCTCCCGGCCTGCCGCCACACCTTCGTCATCGACCAGGCGGCGTTGGAGCACCTCCAGCAGCGCGGGGACACGGTCGACGAGGCCCGCCTGGACGAGCGGCTGTCGCAGTTGCGGACCGACCATCTGGCCACCCTCATCTACACCTCGGGCACCACGGGGCGGCCCCGGGGCTGCGAGCTCTCTCACGGCAACATCCGGGTGAATGCCCTGCAGGTGATGGCCCACACGGGCAGCGTCCTCACCGCCGAGGACCGGGCGTTCCTGTTCCTGCCGCTCGCCCACGCGCTGGCGAAGATCCTCTTCCTCGCGGCGGTGGAGAAGGGCAACCTCGTGGCGTTCGCCACCAGCCCCGGCAAGCTGACCGAGGAGCTGGCGATGGTGCGGCCCACCTGGTTCGGCACGGTGCCGCGCGTGCTGGAGAAGGTGTTCCAGACGGCGCAGCAGAAGGCCGAGCAGGCGGGGCGCGGCCGGGTGTTCGACATGGCCCAGAAGGTGGCCATCCAATACTCGCGCGAGCGGTCCGCGGGCAGGGCCGCCCTGACGACCCGGCTGCAACACGCGCTGTTCGATCGGCTCGTGTACCGCAAGCTCCGCGAGGTGCTCGGCGGACAGGTGCGCTTCATCGTGTCGGGTGGAGGGCCGCTGCCGGAGTGGTTGAACCACTTCTACAACGGCCTGGGCGTGAAGGCGTTCGAGGGCTACGGCATGACCGAGACGAGCCCGGTGCTGACCATCAACGCCGCCGACGCCAACCGCATCGGAACGGTGGGCCAGCCGCTGCCCGGCACCACGGTGCGCATCGCGGATGACGGGGAGATCCTCGTGAAGGGGCCGCAGGTCTTCAAGGGCTACTGGAACAACGCCGAGGCCACGCAGCGCGCGCTCACCCCGGACGGCTGGTTGCAGACGGGAGACCTCGGGAGCCTGGACGAGCAGGGCTACCTGCGCATCACCGGCCGCAAGAAGGAGATCCTCGTCACCGCCGCCGGCAAGAACGTGGCGCCGGGGCCGCTGGAGGACCGCCTCCGCGAGCACCCGCTGGTCAGTCAGGCCATGGTGGTGGGCGAGGGCAAGCCCTTCGTCGCGGCGCTCATCACCATCGACACCGGCGCCTTCAACAACTGGGCCCGGAAGAATGGCAAGGCCGGGCAGCCGCTGGAGTCACTGGTGGAGGACGCCGCGCTGCGCGCGGAGGTGAACCAGGCGGTCGAGGCCGCCAACCGCACGGTGTCGCGCGCGGAGTCCATCCGCAAGTTCGTCATCCTCCCCCACGACTTCACCATCGAGCGCAACGAGCTGACGCCCTCGCTCAAGGTGAAGCGCCACATCGTCAGCAACCACTACGCGCAGCTCATCGAGCACCTGTACGCGCGTGGGGGCGGTGACTGA
- a CDS encoding WGR domain-containing protein, which produces MAEERTYLELSEEGGGSHKFYEVKLEGTTLTVRYGRIGDKGQTQVSQFPTPEKALAEARKKIGEKVRKGYAPAVMGARQKRTVTRREMTSGRSTATQAPLLWKFNSGDRAFGIFVDDSRCWVGNESGSIYSVDHDGRTLSQFRLADGVKCIVADDRWLYAGCDDGRVYDLGGKVPRVAYAISDDVDIFWLDIKDGVLGVSDAGGKLTAINHEDESQWVKQSVGTHGWMVRCDELGMYHGHGRGLTMYDWEDGREIWHRPTQGNVLFGWQEESSLYACTNLGFVHRFTKKGDAGPVMQCDAAVFSCAAVDDGRYVFAGDNMSSVYCFNDKGERLWKLATGCGSAFSMQFFDNRLYLVTTEGVMACIDASEKAIQAAQSGALPKARDIQAPKPVAAVPAGTVETTREVGKGVIVECYQDGAQLRVRVVSPGYHSDWHVQFPKDIRQAGSRYVVEGVHESARGGFYRAHGDIRRLVG; this is translated from the coding sequence ATGGCCGAGGAACGGACGTACCTGGAGCTGTCGGAGGAGGGGGGCGGCTCGCACAAGTTCTACGAGGTGAAGCTGGAGGGCACCACCCTCACCGTTCGCTACGGCCGCATCGGCGACAAGGGCCAGACGCAGGTTTCCCAATTCCCGACTCCCGAGAAGGCGCTCGCCGAGGCGCGGAAGAAGATTGGCGAGAAGGTCCGCAAGGGCTACGCCCCCGCCGTCATGGGCGCACGTCAGAAGCGCACCGTCACCCGCCGGGAGATGACCAGCGGCCGCTCCACCGCGACGCAGGCCCCACTGCTCTGGAAGTTCAACTCCGGGGACCGCGCCTTCGGCATCTTCGTGGACGATTCGCGCTGCTGGGTGGGCAACGAGAGCGGCTCCATCTACTCGGTGGACCACGACGGTCGCACGCTGTCCCAGTTCCGCCTCGCGGATGGCGTGAAGTGCATCGTCGCCGATGACCGCTGGCTCTACGCCGGGTGCGACGACGGCCGCGTCTATGACCTCGGTGGCAAGGTGCCGCGCGTGGCCTACGCCATCTCGGACGACGTGGACATCTTCTGGCTGGACATCAAGGACGGCGTCCTCGGCGTGTCCGACGCGGGCGGCAAGCTCACCGCCATCAACCACGAGGACGAGTCCCAGTGGGTGAAGCAGAGCGTCGGCACCCATGGGTGGATGGTGCGCTGCGACGAGCTGGGCATGTACCACGGCCATGGGCGCGGCCTGACCATGTACGACTGGGAGGACGGCCGCGAAATCTGGCACCGCCCCACCCAGGGCAACGTCCTGTTCGGCTGGCAGGAGGAGTCCTCGCTCTACGCGTGCACCAACCTGGGCTTCGTGCACCGCTTCACCAAGAAGGGGGACGCGGGGCCCGTCATGCAGTGCGACGCGGCGGTGTTCTCCTGCGCGGCGGTGGATGACGGCCGGTACGTCTTCGCTGGCGACAACATGTCCAGCGTCTACTGCTTCAACGACAAGGGCGAGCGGCTCTGGAAGCTGGCCACGGGGTGCGGCTCGGCCTTCTCCATGCAGTTCTTCGACAATCGGCTCTACCTCGTCACCACCGAGGGCGTGATGGCCTGCATCGACGCGAGCGAGAAGGCCATCCAGGCCGCGCAGTCCGGCGCGCTGCCCAAGGCCCGCGACATCCAGGCGCCCAAGCCCGTGGCCGCCGTCCCCGCCGGCACCGTGGAGACGACGCGCGAGGTGGGCAAGGGTGTCATCGTGGAGTGCTACCAGGACGGCGCGCAGTTGCGCGTGCGCGTGGTGTCCCCCGGGTATCACTCCGACTGGCACGTGCAGTTCCCCAAGGACATCCGCCAGGCGGGCAGCCGCTACGTGGTGGAGGGCGTGCACGAGTCCGCGCGCGGTGGCTTCTACCGCGCCCATGGCGACATCCGCAGGCTGGTGGGCTGA